atctggaatatatataggtataatgatatatagtttaaatggactgcaacacggaaataggctgtccattgtgtaatatgggcattggccactagctggcgcttactttcccgatctcattttctaattagtttaattaattaacgtgcaactttcggcaatgacgagttatgacatccttctcaattatatttcatctaaatctgtggaaaatttcatgtagtttggtgacttgggtcacgaaaactgatttctagacacatttttgatgctcggcccacagcctacgcgggttttctccgggtgctccggtttcctcccacattcccaggaCATAATCATTGACTTTGGCAAGTtgaataaaaattgtccctagtgcgaaagatagtgttaacgtgctggtggtcgctggtcggcagggactctgtgggatgaagggcctgattccgtgctgtttctctgtaTCAGGTCTGAAGTGGGTTGGAGTTCTCTGTCCCAGTGCTGTAGAGGCTCCGTCACAGCAGATTTATGATCGGAAGGGAACAGATGGATATTGGAGATGGGCAAGAGAATGGGACCTCGATCCTGATGAACGGTGGGCAGgttagaagggctgaatggcctcacccCGAGGGTCATTCCTACATCCCTTCGCCTCACCTCTCCCCATCCAGAGACAGATCTGTAACAAATGAAACTGGGACACACCGTTCATTACATACAATTTAAATTTAATGTTCTGGGAAATATTTAACGCAAACGTTGTTACCAAAGGTAGAGTTGGCGTGGGCCCCTTGAGCAGCAGGGCGCCCGCAGACCTTTGCTGACAGAGGTGGGACCATtcggacgtgggggggggggggggggggggggggcgggggggagagaggggaggccaTGGGCAGCCGGTGCGGAACAGAGCTGCTCTGTGGCGCTGACAGGGGCAGTGTGGGACAGGATAGCTTGGCGTCATaccctccagcccagccccggctGAAAGCAAGGGCAGCTGGAGCAGCCTGGCCGCTTTTAAGCTGCGACCGCATCTTCCAGCAGCAAGGGCCGTCACCCTTCCTGGCGGTCAAATACAACAAACTCTTACCTCGGAGTAAGATGGAGTGGGGATGGCTCATTCCCAAATCCATCAGTGCTGCCTCTTCCTGCTCCCGATGACTCCCAGCACGCACACAACCTGCGGACATGCAGTTCGCATTGTGGCGAGGGCAGTGGGGTCAGGGCAGGACCAGTGTTATGGGGAGTGAGAGGTGGAGGGAGTGAGTCGGGTGCGTGAGGGGAGTTTGTGCCAGTCATCATGAAGGTGGGTGGGCAGTGCCACCTGGGGTAAGCTGTGCCACCCTGGGCCACCTCCTGGCCATCATTCTCTGTCAGTGCATGGCATGGCGGCAGGGTACGGGCAGGGGGCAGTGATTGCTGGAGGGGAGAGCCCATGCTGCTGCCGGACTCCAGCTACATCAGTGGTTTGTCCCTACAGTGCAAGCCCGCGACGGCAGCAGGCAGCCAGTCACCCACCCACTGGCTCCGGGCTCGACCCGCGTCGCTTCACCCCACCCCTAGCGGGCGGGCGCTACACACAGTTTCACAGAAACCTCAGGCTGGAAGACATTTCACGGGTAaaaccagacacacacacaaccgAGCGAAAACCAGCCCGGCCTTAAACATTTTCAAGTAAAGTCCTTCAACAATCAGTGTCCAGTGTGTGCAGGCAGGACGAGAGGCTGGGGACGGGGACGAGGCACCAGCTCCAGATTAGTTCATCTCAGTTTACCTGGACCAAGGGCCGAGGGTTGTGCAGTGAGGATGCTGCCCGGCGCTGCTCTGCCATCCACTGGCCCAGTGGCAAAGTCTGTTCTTGCTGCCTGACCACAGTCCACCCCTCTCCCTGAATGCaaacccctcttctccccacacacaactcctcacctctcctctcctcgcatgTCTccgccacctctcctctcctctcctctccccatacatcaccacctctcctctcctctcctctccccatacatcgccacctctcctctcctctccccatacatcgccacctctcctctcctctccccatacatcgccacctctcctctcctctccccatacatcgccacctctcctctcctctcctctccccatctctcctttcCACTCCCCGTggatctccccatctctcctcttCCCCACACGCAACTCCTACCTCTCTCCCCTGCACATagctcccacctctcctctcagtacacccctcctcccctctccccacatataATCCCATCTCCTCTCACtccaccccacctcccctctcccctcaggccGCCACTCCACGGTACAGACGCGGCTTGGACCGTTGAACGGCTCGGACCGCACGTCCAGTTGGAGTGAGCGAGCCGAGGCAAGTTCTTCGATTGATGCCAAGTTGCTCCAGGTCTGTCCCAGGGTTAGTGCACTGGGCCTTTTACACCCCTGCTGCCACATGCAGCACCCTGCACGGACAAGCTTGCTTAACAGCACGCACCCACTCACTgtgccttccctccaccctcttaTTGTGCTCAAtcacccatcccctctccccccaaattcccatctcctcccatgcACTCCTGGTCTCTCTCACGACCCGTAACGCCTGCCTCTGCTTGCCCTCTGACTACTCGGTAGCTCAGCGGGAAGGAGCAGCCCCGCGGGAAGCTCATCGGTCATCGTACCTGTCCCTGAGTTACTGACTCAAATCCATTCCCCTGccctcgcttcccccccccccccccggccccatcCTCTGCTATCATCACCACCCACTGGCCTGAGGACGAGCTTGGCCGAGTCACATTTTTGTACAGAAAGTGCTTGAACCGAAGAAATGCTACATCCAGACTGGGTCAGAGCTCCGTACaccttccccactctccctcagCACAGCACCTCGCCACCACTGCAGACTCTGCCGGTGCTCTGCAGCAGAGAGAGACTCCCTCGCTGGCAATGTGGCTGGCGCACCGCACCTCAGTCACAGAACCATTGTGGACAAAGAATGAACTTGGAACGTGGAAGTAAACCTGAAGCAGAACTGAGAGAGGAAAAACAAAACCAGAAAGCAGCTTGGCCCAGGCAGACGGACATGGCTGGGAACGTCAAGGTTGGTGAGAAAGTGCGGGTGCAGTGTGGCCTCGATGGGAGCAGTTCGGAGAAGCTTCCAGAACCCACAGGTAGTGGCAAGATGCCAGACAGTAGATGATGCACAGTGACCTGACCCTCCAGTGTTGCACTTGCTGCTTGCTGGTGGCACTATGTGATCCCCCCGGTCTGATTGTACGTGTCCACAGCTCTCCTCGGCCCCTGGCCCCAGCTCTCTTTCAAGTAAGGGTTCTCCAGCAAGTACTTGTACCTGCCGTAGTTTTTCAGCAGGTACTTGGGGGCGTACATCTGTTCCTTCGGGTCAGCGGGGGGGTACTCCTGCTCAGTGCCATCGAACCAGCCTCCCGTCTGGATCAACTCCCGGATGTAGCTCAGATCCCTTTTCTCCTGGTAGTTGCCCCAGCGGGGGAAGTCTCCGTTCTGGGCGGACAGCAGCTTGAAGCGGATGCCCTCGGGCCGAAAGCACCAGGAGCAGTGCCAACCGGCAAAGTGAAGCGGGCTGCCCACCGACCAGGGCACCAGGATGTGCCCGGTGCTGTTCTCGTACTTGCGGAAGTTTGGCATCAGGTAGTACTCCCTGCGCCTCAGCTTGATGCCGTCGCCGTTGTACACCATGAAGAGCATGGCCACGGTGCAGCCCGACACCACCTCCAGGCTGCCCGGCTGCTTCCAGAAAAAGCCGTAGAGGGACTTGCGGAGGTGGAAGGCGAGCGGCTCGGTCCAGCCGTCGAAGAGCTTGAGGAAGAGCACGCCGTCGCGGGCGGGGATCTCGTCGGCGTCGTCGATGAGGAAGATGTCGTCGTCGCGGAGGTTGGCGATGCGGCTCATCCCGTTCTGGGTGAGGAAGGTGCGCAGGTAGTCGTCGGCGATCCAGCCGTCCTGCCTGCCGCCGCTGGGGAAGTGGTCCAGGAAGACGTACAGCACCTTGGAGGCCACGTAGCCGTACGACCCGTTCAGGAGCATCTCGGCGAACCGCAGCGGTTTGGGGTCGCCGAAGGCGGTGAAGTTGGACTCGCAGATGATGAAGACGTCGACCACGCTGCCCAGCTCGTGGAACCGCACGTCCAGCAGGTCGAACTCGTGGTTGACGTTGATGGCGTTGATGACCCGGCGCGGCACCGCccggggagtcaggcgctccttgGTCGGCAGGTTGGAGTGCTGGACCATGGTGGGAACTCCGCAGTAGGGCCCGTGCCAGCCGGGCAAGCAAGGGCACCCCACCCACCGACGTCTCggtctcccacccacccccaaacCCACCGCCTTGTGCGTCAGTGGCTTGTCCAGAGAACCGCGGGCCCAGGCCACCCCTCCCTCCATGGACCCCGCCATCCTGTTCTCCGTTTTGGTCCCCTGTTTAAAGCAAATGGCTCCCGCCTTGGTCCGTATGAAGTACTCGGTCTCATCGTCTTTCAGCTGGAACTGGGCCCGGTGCAAGTACGGCCAGCCTCCCTGGTGGCCGCCCAGCGATGTCTGCAGCGCCAGGCCCGAGCTGGCATCCTCACCCTCGTTCGGCTTCCAGAAGAGGTGCGAGTCGACGAAGATGGACCTGAGGGAGGGGCTGAAGGCGGACAGCTCGCGGGAGAAGGTGATGTACGACAGGGCCTTGAGGAagtgcaggaaggagatgaggcagAGTCCCGCCATACACAACATCAGAACTACACGGTGTCGCCGCATCTTCATCCTGCAGGCAGGGAGACAAGCAGAAAATAGCAATTAAATATAGGCCTCAAGAGGCTGCGTCTATCTACGCTGCGTACTTCAGATGGACGAGGAAGGCCGTGTGCGATCTACGTAAATATCACTAGTTTCcaacagtgggagagtctaggattagaggtc
This DNA window, taken from Amblyraja radiata isolate CabotCenter1 chromosome 38, sAmbRad1.1.pri, whole genome shotgun sequence, encodes the following:
- the mgat3 gene encoding beta-1,4-mannosyl-glycoprotein 4-beta-N-acetylglucosaminyltransferase isoform X2, producing MDRLRFRLRPFFGLILMADELYKDFQRTIQRMKMRRHRVVLMLCMAGLCLISFLHFLKALSYITFSRELSAFSPSLRSIFVDSHLFWKPNEGEDASSGLALQTSLGGHQGGWPYLHRAQFQLKDDETEYFIRTKAGAICFKQGTKTENRMAGSMEGGVAWARGSLDKPLTHKAVGLGVGGRPRRRWVGCPCLPGWHGPYCGVPTMVQHSNLPTKERLTPRAVPRRVINAINVNHEFDLLDVRFHELGSVVDVFIICESNFTAFGDPKPLRFAEMLLNGSYGYVASKVLYVFLDHFPSGGRQDGWIADDYLRTFLTQNGMSRIANLRDDDIFLIDDADEIPARDGVLFLKLFDGWTEPLAFHLRKSLYGFFWKQPGSLEVVSGCTVAMLFMVYNGDGIKLRRREYYLMPNFRKYENSTGHILVPWSVGSPLHFAGWHCSWCFRPEGIRFKLLSAQNGDFPRWGNYQEKRDLSYIRELIQTGGWFDGTEQEYPPADPKEQMYAPKYLLKNYGRYKYLLENPYLKESWGQGPRRAVDTYNQTGGIT
- the mgat3 gene encoding beta-1,4-mannosyl-glycoprotein 4-beta-N-acetylglucosaminyltransferase isoform X3, which encodes MIDDRMKMRRHRVVLMLCMAGLCLISFLHFLKALSYITFSRELSAFSPSLRSIFVDSHLFWKPNEGEDASSGLALQTSLGGHQGGWPYLHRAQFQLKDDETEYFIRTKAGAICFKQGTKTENRMAGSMEGGVAWARGSLDKPLTHKAVGLGVGGRPRRRWVGCPCLPGWHGPYCGVPTMVQHSNLPTKERLTPRAVPRRVINAINVNHEFDLLDVRFHELGSVVDVFIICESNFTAFGDPKPLRFAEMLLNGSYGYVASKVLYVFLDHFPSGGRQDGWIADDYLRTFLTQNGMSRIANLRDDDIFLIDDADEIPARDGVLFLKLFDGWTEPLAFHLRKSLYGFFWKQPGSLEVVSGCTVAMLFMVYNGDGIKLRRREYYLMPNFRKYENSTGHILVPWSVGSPLHFAGWHCSWCFRPEGIRFKLLSAQNGDFPRWGNYQEKRDLSYIRELIQTGGWFDGTEQEYPPADPKEQMYAPKYLLKNYGRYKYLLENPYLKESWGQGPRRAVDTYNQTGGIT
- the mgat3 gene encoding beta-1,4-mannosyl-glycoprotein 4-beta-N-acetylglucosaminyltransferase isoform X4 translates to MWRMKMRRHRVVLMLCMAGLCLISFLHFLKALSYITFSRELSAFSPSLRSIFVDSHLFWKPNEGEDASSGLALQTSLGGHQGGWPYLHRAQFQLKDDETEYFIRTKAGAICFKQGTKTENRMAGSMEGGVAWARGSLDKPLTHKAVGLGVGGRPRRRWVGCPCLPGWHGPYCGVPTMVQHSNLPTKERLTPRAVPRRVINAINVNHEFDLLDVRFHELGSVVDVFIICESNFTAFGDPKPLRFAEMLLNGSYGYVASKVLYVFLDHFPSGGRQDGWIADDYLRTFLTQNGMSRIANLRDDDIFLIDDADEIPARDGVLFLKLFDGWTEPLAFHLRKSLYGFFWKQPGSLEVVSGCTVAMLFMVYNGDGIKLRRREYYLMPNFRKYENSTGHILVPWSVGSPLHFAGWHCSWCFRPEGIRFKLLSAQNGDFPRWGNYQEKRDLSYIRELIQTGGWFDGTEQEYPPADPKEQMYAPKYLLKNYGRYKYLLENPYLKESWGQGPRRAVDTYNQTGGIT
- the mgat3 gene encoding beta-1,4-mannosyl-glycoprotein 4-beta-N-acetylglucosaminyltransferase isoform X1; translated protein: MLTFSRSVSSVHVAVWRNEQPHNPQCCKWNGIRMKMRRHRVVLMLCMAGLCLISFLHFLKALSYITFSRELSAFSPSLRSIFVDSHLFWKPNEGEDASSGLALQTSLGGHQGGWPYLHRAQFQLKDDETEYFIRTKAGAICFKQGTKTENRMAGSMEGGVAWARGSLDKPLTHKAVGLGVGGRPRRRWVGCPCLPGWHGPYCGVPTMVQHSNLPTKERLTPRAVPRRVINAINVNHEFDLLDVRFHELGSVVDVFIICESNFTAFGDPKPLRFAEMLLNGSYGYVASKVLYVFLDHFPSGGRQDGWIADDYLRTFLTQNGMSRIANLRDDDIFLIDDADEIPARDGVLFLKLFDGWTEPLAFHLRKSLYGFFWKQPGSLEVVSGCTVAMLFMVYNGDGIKLRRREYYLMPNFRKYENSTGHILVPWSVGSPLHFAGWHCSWCFRPEGIRFKLLSAQNGDFPRWGNYQEKRDLSYIRELIQTGGWFDGTEQEYPPADPKEQMYAPKYLLKNYGRYKYLLENPYLKESWGQGPRRAVDTYNQTGGIT
- the mgat3 gene encoding beta-1,4-mannosyl-glycoprotein 4-beta-N-acetylglucosaminyltransferase isoform X5 → MKMRRHRVVLMLCMAGLCLISFLHFLKALSYITFSRELSAFSPSLRSIFVDSHLFWKPNEGEDASSGLALQTSLGGHQGGWPYLHRAQFQLKDDETEYFIRTKAGAICFKQGTKTENRMAGSMEGGVAWARGSLDKPLTHKAVGLGVGGRPRRRWVGCPCLPGWHGPYCGVPTMVQHSNLPTKERLTPRAVPRRVINAINVNHEFDLLDVRFHELGSVVDVFIICESNFTAFGDPKPLRFAEMLLNGSYGYVASKVLYVFLDHFPSGGRQDGWIADDYLRTFLTQNGMSRIANLRDDDIFLIDDADEIPARDGVLFLKLFDGWTEPLAFHLRKSLYGFFWKQPGSLEVVSGCTVAMLFMVYNGDGIKLRRREYYLMPNFRKYENSTGHILVPWSVGSPLHFAGWHCSWCFRPEGIRFKLLSAQNGDFPRWGNYQEKRDLSYIRELIQTGGWFDGTEQEYPPADPKEQMYAPKYLLKNYGRYKYLLENPYLKESWGQGPRRAVDTYNQTGGIT